In the Drosophila teissieri strain GT53w chromosome 3R, Prin_Dtei_1.1, whole genome shotgun sequence genome, GGAtagtaaaagtaaattaaaattgaaacaaaattgAACATGTTTAATATCACTTACGTTTTTAACATCGCAGCAAACAAGAGATTCTGAGCATCCCATATACCGGAACGTGCGATTAATGAACGGAACCACCTTGCAATTATTCGGAAGTACGCAATGAGCTCCTCCGTCCGCACTGCAAGAGGAATAAGCTTGGCTTAGTCCCATCAGAGCAGAAGCCACCAAAAATACAGCAAGGGTCCAGTGCTTCATTCTTAAGACACAAGTTGAAACTGATAACACTTCCAAGGCGACGGGCTTTAAATAGGTTTACGAAACATGTGTGTGAGCACATAGATAAGCATCTAGCAGTAAAGGGAGTCTTCCAGCATAAAAagactttttattaaatatttcagtaTTTCCTAAAACTTGTACTTAATTCGGGAACTCATTTATGACATATGGCAAACATGATAAGACCATCACCGACTGATCAAGTATATTTGTTGAAATTTTAGAGCTATCCTTCCCAGCAGGTCCATCGCATCCATCAGCCTAATGGACAAAGCCCGCTGAACAAAGTTCGAGGGTTGCCAACTCCCACAACTCTGTAACctgcacaaatatttaattattcataaCTTTAAACAATCACGGCGACGTCGGCATCATCCGTGTAACCCCAGGGTCTAGCCCCTTCGCTATCCCCCATTCTGATTTTAACTCAACAAACACAATACAAACACATACAAAATCCGGAGGAAGGTTGCCGCGGGGATTCCCCGACTGCTGCGAACGCTTAGCTGCTGTTCAGACTGCCACCGCTGATGGTAATAACATTGTCGTAAAATCATGTTTGGCTTATCGTGGGACTCCCGGGACGATGATCCTGGGTTTCTGGATTTCTGGTTTTGTGGAGGAAGGTTCCGCGCACGCTGCATTTTAATGCCGGCAACGTCGAGGAACGGCGTGAATTATAGTGGCGTAGGTTAAATGCCGTTAGACAGCCACATAAACTGCGAACCCTTTCTGTTCACCGAGCTGGGCccacaccaaaaaaaacaattgattACTAAATATtgtaagtaaatatttttttctgtggaatgaaatatgaaaaacccACATATTTTGCACCAATAGGTTATCAACTTCAGTTGATTTGAAAGCAGCGTATTTTTTTTACAGCTTTTTTTAATGGTGTCAAGCTATTTAACAACTGGacctattatttttttagaaaataaatgtactcacataaatgaatattgtggcatatatgtatgtatttttcaGTGTATATATATCAATTATAAATAAGACAGCTGTGTGCAAGTCAAAAAGTGGTTGGCttctgcttttaatttttgtaaaattatttgcattcgTTCGCACACAAAACCAATGCAAAGAAAGTTCCGACAGCAAGTTGTCCTGGCCTGGCATCCAGAGCCCAACTCCAGCCAATCCTCCTGGCCTCGGCTTGTTTTCTTGTAATTAtcgcttttgtttgttggctgaACTTTTGCCAGGTTTTGGCCGCCGGCTAACATACAAAATTAGCGCTTCGCTCACCAAAATGACTATACAATATTTACTATTCCAGGATGCGGGCGATGGTTTTGGTTCCATTTCAGCATCTCGGCCGACGTCTCAAGACGCTGCCAAAGTGGGCAACATATTGTCCTTGTTCGCAGAACAACATAATTTTCTAATTGGCCAAAGTTGCTGCCAAGTTTTCACCCCGGCCAAAACCAGGCAGACCGAGAAAACATTTGTTCTCAGTTTCGGTTtgctaattcaattttaatgcttGATTTCATATTAATTGAAAACTGCGTTTTCAAGAAATGTTGAagaagtacatatgtatgtatattgatATGTACGTATAATCAAGATTGCCTGCCCAAACGTATTTATAGGAGCTGTGCTATAAAAACgtccgaaaaccaaaaactgatAAGGAACAACTTAGTGAACATTCCATTGCACCGATGCTGGGCAATTCCtaaaaaggttcaactttcGCCGGGAAACTCCACCCGAGTTGGCATCTTTAGTCGAACCCGAGATGTATTTGCCCAAGGGCTTCTCAAGTCAGTCGAAGGCGTTCATAACAGATGACCTCATATTTGTGGCACCCACACCCCGAGTCCTGGCCAGAAGACGCTTTCTCCTGTCGCCGCTTTTTATGGCAtgcacaaaagccaaaaggcaaacacactCGAGTCATAAAAAGATGCCTGCAGACAAACAAAGCGACACACGAGCATCCAGCAGGGCCAACATAAAGATCAAATGTCAATACAGGGAATCGGGGGTCGAGGATTCGGctaaatgtggccaaaaggcgGCAGTGGAAAGACAAACAGCAGCGACGGGAAAATGTACAACAAATTTCTAAACGTtgtcataaaaatgaaatgaaaacaagcaGAAGGCGGTCAACAAACGGAAAAGCTAAACTTAAGACATTCAATAAGTTCCCTTACGTCGAGCTGAACAGAAGTTAGAAGAATGGGCAGAGGAAGGGGGTTCTGACCTTTTTATCGCTCTAAATATGTTTATGACCAGGTTTTTGGGTGCAAAAGGCCCACCAGCCTGCTTATAAATCTCCAAGCTTTAATGTTTATGAGCACGAAATTGTTTTTAACGACAATGTGTGTCCATGTAAATTATTAGTTTAATAACGTCCCCACGCAGGGCAATTATTATGGCTCTTTGGGGATCATGCTTTATGGGGCTTGACAAATATCAGTAGAATGGATTTTCTCTGGGGAGAAACTCACGGTTGAAATAGATTAGAGGCCAGGACTTCAAGAATGCATGCCCATCGAATACataataaaagatattttgGAAACGTCAACTCTCATCCAGCTAAATAGAGTCATTCTGACTAAGGCTATAGCTGAACTCTTACCGCCGAATCAAGTCAATCTCCGGCCAGGACATTACCTTCACTCCAGCAGAGCCAACACTCAACGCCTTAATCAAATCACGGCCCTAAGGATACCCTCATAAATATGTCAATTAATGGCCAGCCCCATGCCGCCCACTATCCGTCTGCAGTGTTATCTCAATGAAGACGTAAACGGTCTGATATCAATTTATGTCAATGTAAATGTTTCTTTGTCGCTCGCCGAGATTGGGTATAATGTATGCGAACCTCTGCCATTCCATGGGACATGTGTCGGCGAATCTTAAACGGAGCTTATGAAACTATTAAAAGGCGAGCAGACAAGGCACACATGTCTcgaacaagcaaacaaacaaacacacgggATGGTGTCCTTCCAGGGAAGGGGGCGAAATATCCTTGGGTTGGGGGTAATTAGTTTGCTACACGCCCGAGGCGTGCCTTCGTGTCCTGATCCTGTTGGTCCTGGGCCGCCATGAATAATTCTAGGCGGTGGCAAAAACTTTGACCAGCTGCTCGAAAAGGTTGACAAAACCTCAAGCCAGGCTAACCGCAAGACCAAGACGGTGGCTATGCCagtgatgatggtgatgattaTGGCGGGGATAATGGGGAGTTCCAAAGAGGAGACCAAGTCACTGAGTagattactcatacgcacgGTTTCCCAGGAACAGTCATTATTTAGTCGGTCTTCTTCATTTCTCTTTTCCGGCTAATGTTAATTGCCTTTGTCTTCgccacatttgcataattccgctctaaacaataaaaatctaaTTTGGCCTTGCCTGCATTATAATTTCTTGTTAAATTCATAATTGTTAATTCTGTTGTGCGTCGCCAACACTTGCCGGCATTTTCTTTGGGGCTTAACTTTAATTAAGAGCCAAGTGCCAGGGTGGCTTCAACCGAATGTCCTGCTGCGCTGCGATGTCCTGTTCATAAGGGTGGAAAGATTGAGGAGAATCGTGCATGTGAATGGTCAGTCTGGTCACTGAAGATGCCTTCACAAAGGCTGAAAGTATTGTGGGTGATTTTAATGAACTTGGCACAGAGATTTCATGGCTGGAAAGTAATACTTTTAATTGAGAGTTCTTGTTGCGAATGGCttaatattacaaaattgtataaaaattcACTTTTTGAGACCAAATGGCAAATACGAAAGTCTAGAACCAGAATCTCGTTTGAGAATTTGGTAGCAGAATCCTAGTTCAGACCAAAGAATTGTTTTACCATTAATATAGTTGTAATATCAAAACATTCCCTTTATCTTTAATACCTTACATATTTGCAGTTTGCCAGGGTGACGCTGCTAAACGATTGTGTTGTTCCTGCCACAATTAGCTGCCCTTCTCCAATAACAACCACAAAATGTGGACCATTAAGAAGGGGAAACTTTAAGCGGCTCTCCCAGTGAGCTTCCCGTTCCCTTTCTGGGTATTgccaagaaacaaaaaccattaaaacaatttaatcgCACTCGAGGAAATCTTCGCGGGCCACAAAGTCGAGcatgaaatgcaaaagtttttattttgacgCTTGGCGCCTTCACTGCTGGCTCCTGATTGTAAATCGTTATCCTCGCGGGACTCGAGTTCGGAGGTGTTTGCTCCCCGGCCATCCTTACAAGTTAATTTTCACATTGGGACATGACTGACACccgttttcccgttttcccgtCTTCCCGTTTCCACCACCTCGACTCAACTGAAGTCGCGGTAATTTCCTCGGcacttttgtttagtttttgatttgacttttactttttgcccgctggtttttcggttttgccGGCTAATTATCatcattttggccaaatgcctGAAGCGATTTGCCTTGGCCGGTGATTTTAATGCTCCGAAGTTTCGACGGCATCAAGGGGATGTCTTTGGGGAGTTCGGGCCATTATGTAGCCATCAAAATAACTTGTTGTTGCGCGCGAAACTTTTTGCGTTTTGCTGTGATTTTCATAGCcgaaaaacaatcaaaatttaatgtgCGGCGCCGCATTTtgattgaaaaataaaacactcggcataatcaaataaatgcccaagcaacaacagccctttaaaaaaaacaaaaaacaaaaaacagcgTGCCAAATAAACTGCTCATCATTTTCCAGGCCTGCAGCTCCAGGTCCCTTAGCAATCCCCAAAACGAGCCCACTCCGAAatgcgattccgattccacCCGCATTTGCACGATTCGTTAAACAAAGCACACGTTAACAGGAGCGAGCCGAAGGACGTTGGGTGGGCGTTGGGTGGCGTTTCCGTGGGCGGGGCAAGGACAAACAGACATTTCGGGCGGTCAGTTTCACCAGTTGCCCGCCGGCCATCAGGGGGCTAATGTGGGGAACTGGGGGCTCCCAATATCTGGCAGCACATTTGCTTGCGAAGAACTGGGCAATAATGGAGGTACTTCGAATATTTGGGTAGCGATTTCCAAATTTATACATTATGATCAGTAATTAGCTTACTTCAAATAACTTAgttttgtatttacttttagCTTACTACACTTCATTATattgtataattttgtattataGTTGGATATTCAAAGTATTTATAGGGTGGACTattatcaatattaaatatgagGAGAATTATAAGCCAGACTTGAAGTACAAATGTAAGGATTTAAGTCCTAGGACCGTAAAGAGAATACGCGTATTTAGGGAATTTCAACTTCTTCAATCCCGAAAACCTTCTGTGAATCTTTTGTGTGTGGTCCATCAAAtgcttttaacttttatttgtttaatacatttttcgtTCCTGGCTGCGACAGAGCTGTTGTTCTTCCCGCTTTTGTTAGCTACAACTGTCGTTTTGGGACAAGGTCCAAAAAACAGGAGGTAAAGTCGGAAAAAGtgtacaaaaaacaagaagaaacgTTGCAAAATTGTTGGCAAATATTGAACATGCAACATATTCGACTCATATGTCACACCGAAGCGGTGGAAGCTGTCGCGAGTGGCTAACAAAAGGTTTCTGTTTAccaacatttgcattttgttgggCAAAAGGGCGGCAGTGcttaccttttttttatattttgagTTGCCAAAAAGAGTGTTGACCAGCAGGATGACGAATGACGGTGGCTGTGCGAGAAAAATAGCAAATGCTGCACAGCTGCTGTGCAAATAGTGggacattaatattaattgtttCGTCAGAAGGGGAATTTTTGAGTTTTAATTATACTGTGCTATACTTTTGAGGCTCAACTTAGTATACatactatttataaaaacagttggaaatttaaataagatacaaataatttaacatCTCATAGTCTCAAACTGTGTCTACTTGTCAGCAAATTGTATGCATTCAAATTGTGTGATAACTACTATTTGCTACCATATAACTTTCCCTTTCTCTTCGTTTCACCTCGAATCCCACACTTCCTCGACAGTTTTAACCCTTTTTGAAAGTGCCCCTTggggaaacaataaaaatgaatatgtatttaaataacaGTTGCTATCAACACCGTTGCACGCTGCTCCCAGCATTTGCAACTCACTCACATAACCACTTAAGCACCTCAGTCCGGTCAAAATGTTACGGTCCAAGTAACTATAACATTTAAGCGGCTTTGCGAAAAGTTGTGGGCCACTTGATAGCCTCTGGCTTTAAGGCACTCCATCCTCTGCATtctataaaattgtttttcatatGTTGGtccacaaataaaatgtatgagctttttatttttatggctgaCAACCGGCAAGGTTGAGACCAGGACGTCTAAATCATGTAAAGGATTTGCGTTTTATCGTGTCTCGGGCGAGGCTTTTGGGTCTTTCCATCGCCTTTTGGTAGCGACTAACCAGAAGTTGacaggaaattgaaaatttccCCAATGCCTCATGTGTGCGTTTGCTGGGCCTGAAGTGTCAGCGATCCGATTCCCAAAGAGGCCAATAACATTTACGCTAATTTGATAATCTGTTCACGCACAAGGACCAGACATTTGCATGGAGCCAAAGGATCCTGACCGCCCCTAATTGGCTGCAATGGGACCCCTGGGAGCCCAGAAACTGTTGATGCCCCGtttctctatctgtatctttgtACGGTCAGCGGATGGACCCTTTTGCGTGCTATCAGCGCGTTATCATCGCATTTCCTTTCACTCTTGAGCGAACCGAAACACTTTTGGTCCGTGGTCAGcgagtttattattttgtcctttatttttatgccCGCTTATCGCTTTGTTGCTGGCCAGAAAGCTGTTTCAACCAGCAAAAAAGTCCGTTTTGGTAATCGCTTTTACACGCTTGACTTCAGATGAAATTAGCTGCGGGTTCGGGATTTGTTTCGGGCTGGTCTAGGGTCAGAGGTTAGCTAAATAAATTAGCAGAATTTGATGTACcagaatataatttttatttgggcGGAAAAGGTACTGCgtaagcaaaaatatttatttggggGATACGCTTGAAGCCCATAATAACAGCAGTTCATATTAGGATTAAACCGAATTTGGcttaacttaattttaaatcaaaggCTTCTGAGGCCATTAGACCATTTACATCCAAACGCAAGTCTGTCTGCTCTACATCTCGTTCTCATTAGCTGGCGGCTCCCCGCTTAAATTGCCTGGCATCAACGGAAATGTTGGGCCAgcccacacggcgtatgagcaatcTGCTACCCTtcgacacacacaaaaacatacgccccgtgggcATTTCTGGGTGGCATGTGTAGGCATGTGGGTTGATGTCCTGGTGTGCGACAAGATTTatgtgtgttttctttttctgtcGGCGAACATTTTAACGCCTGCAAATTTgctaattaattagtttaaatgcTTAATGTAGCGCTTGTGGCAAGACGAATCGGGCGGCAGGCCAGAAAGGCGGTGGCTCCATCTACATGTCGTTCCCGCGTCGAAACAAGGGGCAGACGAAGAAAGTCGGGGGAGGGCTTTAGCATAGGAAGAGGCAACATAGGCAGCTGTCAAATTTCGGCAAATACCGTAGGTTTGGCTGGAGAGAGCGGAGATAGCTTCCCAGCTAGATCAACTCGACGCCAGCTTTCTTTTCCAATTTGGCTGTCCACAAGGTTAGTTCAAAGTTAAACGGAACCAGGAGCAGGCATATACGGGAAAACTGGCGAAAGAATCTTATAAAGGAATACATCTACAGGCAGCGCTGAATCCAGTTTCAGGGTAAGCAAGGCCGTGGAAAAAGCGTGGAGTTTGCGATTGTGCAaggtgcatttttttttttatctaggTTTGGCGCTAAATATATAGCGCAAGTGCGAGCCAAACGGACGGCTTAACATCGAGCCAGGTGGCAGACATTTTCCTCGGAGAACGACGGATCGCTCAGCCCAGGGAGAAACGAAACGGCGGCTCGAAACTCCCGTAGCGAGGAGCTGCATTTAGCTGATTACTAATTAATAACCTTTGAGTTAGGCCTCTGAATGGCAGAAAAGGGTTGCAAGCAGGCATAGATACGTCCCAATTAGGAATCGCGGCAGCACAcaatttcttttccatttcggcggactcttatttttggttaattacTCTTAGAGAGCCATCGATGACGTAGAAAGCTCCACGTTCCATTTTGTCGCCATGTTCCCCGTGCGCACTTAAAGAAGGGAACGAGAAGAGGAGGAACGAAAAGGAGAGGGGAGAATAACCAAGTCCAGCAGTTGCAATCGCGGTTTCTTGTTCGGCGGGCGAGCAAAAGTTTTGTCGCGCGTTCTGGCCGTAATTTGGTGAATCCGACCAGAGGAAAATCCGCTGATCGACGGCGCGGGAAAAACCCCCTTAGTGAGCGAGAAGGCCGGAAAATAGTGGagagattttttttgtatagtgGAATAAGTTATTATGTAAGTGAAAAGTGgcagtgcgaaggagagagggaaaaaataaggaaaagagtccatcattttttttagtgtcCCTTATGTGCTccgtcttcttcttcctttttttttgtttcttttgttcaGTTTTAGCAAGCCTATGATTAAGCAATAAGGCACAGTGGGTCAAAGACCAATACAGagagtgaaaaaatatttaagtttcccacaggtgcggcagacTCCAACGGAAGCGCTTTCGTCGGTGGAACTCCGGATTGTTGGTGAGTGATTAAATCACGTAATTGCAATGGCAATGATCAATGAGGTATACATAATTTggtgaaaaagaaagaaagtaatTACGTCTGAATTGTCGATTCCTTGTCCCACTGTCCGCCGCGAGCGAAATTAGGTCGAAGTTTTAGAGCCTCTGAAGAAAAGGAAGAGGAGGTATGCGAATTCAAGGCCAAGGCCAAGAGTGGAATGTCGGAATTAGaatctgatttttttctgtttgtccgtcTCTCTTTAACTctcgcacatatgtatgttgtttttgccaccaGAGCAGCAATCGCTctctttatttgatttgtttaattttaatattcttaagtTCCATTTGGGTGCCTATGGCACACTCGAAATTAGTGGAGGTCTAAATATCGAAATTTTCTCTATTATTCGACTCGCATACAATTCTGATAGTTATTTAAGGTCCCACATTTTTTCTCGCATGCGATTTTTActcatttttgtttacgttttgttACTGGCGCATGCACTTGTTGCTAGCCTCCATGCTGAATTACCCATTTGTTAGCTGTAAGAAAATTCTCTTAGTGTGTtaagaataaaatttataatgtgcTAGAAAGCTTTTCGTTTGCCTATGGCTAGGATAACTCCCGTGTGAATATGTGTTAGTGATCTTAAAAGGGGCCGTCCGAGTATATTGTGCAATGCAGATTTTTGGAGAAAGGCGGCCGAGGCAGGGCGGGCATTAGCGACCTCGAGGCCATCAGAGGATCGCAAGGAAGATGGGGAAAAGTAGTTGTCGtccgattttctgttttatgttGAACTCTTTCAGCCCTCAACCAATTCTTGTCGCTGCACGCGaagttatttgaatatttagaGGAAGATCAGGCTGAGGTATAGGgacaagaccaccaccccaaaTAGCCgacaaggagcagctggaccATTGCGCGTGCGTCCCAAATACCTCCCATCACCACCCAAGCCGAGTAGCAATCCGTTACAGTAATAATTATCTTTCTAAATAATCTGGCGCCCAACAATGGAGCTTGAAAGTCGTTTTCACTAGTCGAAAAACATTGGTATCAACACCAAAACACCAACACATGCAGAAAATTCGTCTATTCatcattttcttaaatttttggGAGGACAGTAGGATCACGGTGGGCTGAAACTGGTGTTGACTCCAATTTGTTTACGGTCGAACGGCGTCGCGTTTGTGAGGTGAATAGGAGTCAcagttggtttttcttttaaaagaaAGCTACTGGCCACGCTTCACAACGAAAACGATGTACCGATTCGCCAAAGTAGGGTATATTTCTGCTAATTGAATCTGAGTTTGGCTGGCAATATATTTGTTGTCGTTATCGCAGTTTAGCAAAACATAGCCAATTAACTCTGCATAAGCAGCAAATTTCTAATCTCTTTTCAGCTATCTTTTACCCAATCTTCCGAAAGTTgctaacattatttttgcggGGAGCAAACCTATGCCAaaaggcaaattttatttatgatataTCAAATCTCGTTTTATCGctcaaaaatcttttaaatactttatatctgtttaatcttttaatattattaggGATAAAATATCCAAGTTAAAAGCAATCGTTATCTTAgtctttattataatatttcttaAGCCCAAactaaagtatttttttttactggaAGCAATGGCCGATTCCGAGGGAGCAGCCGCAACAAGGTGTCCCCTATGTGAAGTTAGTTTAGAAGGTGGGAAAATTTACCGAACCAAATGTGGACACGAGTTCCATCAGTCTTGCATAGAAGCacattcaaaaaataaaactaccTGTCCCACGTGCAACACGGTGTGTTTTGAAAAAGCGGCCACACCATCTCAGAACACCAGAGGTCAGAAAACACAAGTTTTAGTAGCAAGCGAGCAGACTCGGAGTGGCTCTTCAAACTCAGCAGGGTTGGGAAAGGCTCAAACAGAGTTGATCCAAAGCGCGGTGGTCAACGCTGTCCAGTCCATGCAAAACGATTTGCTCGTGCAGTTATCGGAAAAAATGTCCGAATTAATTCAGGCAAATCTATCTGCCCAATTTCAGGCCACTGCGGGCGAGAGTCAAGAAAGGGATTTGAGAAATAATTCTTTTGGGGATATAGTATTGGACCAGTTGGGTGGCCAAGCAGGCTCGAGACGCGAAACGCCAAGGAGCAACCATTCGGACCTCAGCCAAAGGCCAGATAAGGTTGGCCATATCGTAAACAGTTGGAAGCTTCGGTTTAGTGGGAATCCGGAAGGAATTAGTGTcgacaattttatttatcggGTAGAGGCGCTGACTGGCCAAACTTTGGATGGTAATTTCTCAGTACTAAGCAGCAACGCTAGCCTTTTGTTCGAAGGGAAAGCGCGAGATTTCTACTGGAGATGCCACAAACAAACCCAGAATCTCAGATGGGAATCTTTGTGTATGGCGTTGCGGAAGCAATTCAGAGATGCACGCACTGATCTGGATATCCGTGAAGCTATTCGTGATCGGAAGCAGCGGGATAAGGAAGGCTTCGATTCTTTTTGCAGTGCTATAGAGGATATGGGTGATAGCTTGGATATGCCGTTAACCGAGATGGAAATGGTTGagatattaaaaagaaatttaaggCCAGAAATTCGACATGAACTTCTTAATCTCCCCATCCGCACAGTGGAAAAACTGAGGGAAGTATGCCGGCGTAGGGAAAGCTTTTTAGAAGACGTACGGAAATCCCAAGGGTATCAGAAGGCTGTTCCATACCGAAAACAAGTTTGTGAGCTGTTGGAAGAGCAATTGTCCGACAATGCGTCCGAGTTTTCCGAGGCGGAGGGCGAAGCAGAAATTGGAGCTATGGCTTTGCTCTGCTGGAATTGCCACAAGGAGGGTCATCGCTACCACGACTGTGAAGCGAAgcgcaaaatattttgttatggTTGTGGGAAACCAAATACGTACAAACCTTCGTGCCCTAAATGTCAAAAAAACTCGAAAGGGAACACACAACCGAGGCCATCGTTGTGTGTTCAACGCCAACGCTCGTCGAGCCCAAAATCAAACCCATAGATTGTTCCAATGCAGCTGCACAATCCAGTTCAACGATGGTGTGGCCAAGTTTAGTAGATTTAAGTTCAAATTCCCCAAATATGCAGCCGTATCTAGAGCGTCAAAAGTCTCATTCAAGGAATGCTCAGCGCATGAGAAATTACTGGGCAGCCCTCAAATCAATTAATGCAATCAGGTTCAAAGATAAGGATAAACGCCCATATGCCGAGGTGCGAGTTTTAGATCGCATCGTCTTGGGTTTATTGGATACAGGAGCAGCAGTAAGCGTAATAGGTGGTAGTTTAGCACAGCAGATAATTAGTAATCGAGTATCTTTTAAGCGcggattattttcgataagtACTGCAGATGGGAAAAAGCAGGAAGTGTTAGGACGAATAAATACTCCGGTCCGATATAAAACTCAGGAAAGAAATCTTGAGCTTCACCTAGCACCATCTCTTAGCCAAGATTTAATTTTAGGCATTGACTTTTGGTCTAAATTCGATTTACTGCCGCCAGAGATGCAAGTTTCTGAAATAGAATCTACAACACATGATCTTACTGTTTTTCAGCGCGAGAGTTTACAAAAAGTCATAGGCAAGTTTCCATCTTTTGCTGAAGTCGGTTTAGGTAGAACTTCTATTCTCTCGCATTCAATTGATGTGGGGGATGCCAAGCCGGTAAAGCAACGGCATTTTCCGGTCTCACCGGCTGTAGAAAAACTCCTGTACGCAGAGGTGGATCGCATGCTAAAGCTCGGGGTCATTGAGGAGTCCGACAGTGCTTGGTCCTCCCCAGTAGTTTTAGTGCAAAAGCCCGGAAAGGTTCGGCTTTGCCTGGACAGTAGAAAGGTCAATGCGGTGACCAAAAAGGATGCTTATCCGCTCCCGCAGATAGATGGAATTTTGGGTCGACTTCCAAAGGCTATGTACATATCCAGCCTAGACCTTAAAGATGCCTATTGGCAAGTACCGCTCGACCCAGATTCTCGCGAAAAGACGGCATTTACAATACCTGGAAAGCCACTTTATCAATACAAAGTTATGCCCTTCGGACTGACCAATGCTTCGCAAACAATGACGCGACTAATGGACAAAGTCATTCCAGCGGAATTGCGAAATGAGGTTTTGGTCTATTTGGACGATTTATTGATCGTGTCGGACAGCTTTGAATCGCATTTGAAGGTATTAGAGGTTGTTGCAGGGCATGTAAAGGCGGCTGGACTCACGTTGAACGTAGAAAAGAGTAAATTCTGCATGCGCTCCGTGAGGTATCTTGGACATATTGTCGGAGAAGGGGTCATAAAAACCGATCCCGACAAAGTATCAGCCATGACCGATTTCCCTCTGCCAAACTCTCTTAAAAGTCTCCGGAGATTCTTGGGCATGGTCGGCTGGTACAGAAAATTTATCCAGAATTTTGCGTCAGTAGCTTCGCCTCTGACCGATTTGTTGAAGCCAAGACAGAAATTCGTTATGACCGCGGAAGGAAGGCAGGCATTCGAGCAGTTAAAAACAATGTTATGTTCAGCTCCGGTTCTGCGCAGTCCGGATTTCGAAAAACCTTTCTTTGTGCAGTGTGACGCAAGTAAGACTGGTGTCGGCGGAGTCT is a window encoding:
- the LOC122621176 gene encoding uncharacterized protein LOC122621176 isoform X2, producing the protein MKHWTLAVFLVASALMGLSQAYSSCSADGGAHCVLPNNCKVVPFINRTFRYMGCSESLVCCDVKNLNLPCGPDGTHQCIPQDPSLTTFQYKTFSDCPKNFMCSPPCEKIPLTIYEKLR
- the LOC122621176 gene encoding uncharacterized protein LOC122621176 isoform X1, coding for MRPVALEVLSVSTCVLRMKHWTLAVFLVASALMGLSQAYSSCSADGGAHCVLPNNCKVVPFINRTFRYMGCSESLVCCDVKNLNLPCGPDGTHQCIPQDPSLTTFQYKTFSDCPKNFMCSPPCEKIPLTIYEKLR